ATTCACTGATATGCTGGCCATGGCCAATGCCCTGCCCGGACCTATTGCCACCAAGATGGCAGCTTATGTAGGTTATAAAATGGCCGGCTGGTGGGGGGCGGTTGTTGCTCTGGCTGGCGTAGTGGTGCCCACTGCCGTAGCGGTGGTGGCCCTGGGGGCTTTTTTCTGGCGTTATCGCCATCACCCGGGGATTGCAGGGATGTTGAAGGCGGTACGGCCCGTGGTGGTTGTGCTGCTGATTCAGACAGCCTGGGAAATGGGAGCAAATGCCTTTCCCGACCAGTTCACCTGGATAATTGCGGCTGCTTCCCTGCTGGCCCTGCTCTGGCTTAAAATCCACCCGGCCTGGGTGATTTCAGTTAGTATGGCCCTGGGTTTTTTTCTGCAAGTGGGACTTTTTAAGGAGGGACGGTAGTTATGGCAGTAAAAGTAACAGGAATCGGCAGTTTGCCCCATCAGGAGATTGAAGCAGGACTGGCATTAATCCAAAAATATATGGGAGACTGGCCGCACTGGCCGCAATTTCCCGCCCGGGGCTGGCAGGAGGAGTTTGTACCCCAGTATGTTTCCCCGCTCATCCAGCTGGGTCTGGTAGAAAAAAGAGGTACAAAACTGGTTTTTGCTACCGACGGGGAAGATTTTGCCCTGCGTCTGGCGGATTTCTACGAACTTTACCTGGCAGCTCAGGAGGGGGAGAGCAGGGCTCTGGCCGCTTTTGCCCTGCCGGAAGCAAGTGCCAGCGGCCTTTACGCCCTGGTCCGTTCCATTCAGGCTGGCAACTGGCAGGCCCAGGGAGTAAAAGGCCAGCTGAGTGGCCCCATTACCATCGGCTTTCAGCTCTTGCAACCCGATGGCCGGGCGGCTTACTATGATGAGCAGTTGCGGGACGTGATCCTGAAGGCCTGTGAAATGGGAGCCCGCTGGCAGACCCGTTTTTTGCGGGAAGAAACGGGGTTGCCGGTAATAGTCTCGGTGGATGATCCAGGTATCTATGCTCTGGGGCTATCCACCCACATTACCCTGACCCGGGAAGGCATCAAGGAGGATTTGACCACGGTTATGACTGCCATCAAGGCCGAGGGCGGAAGAACCGGTCTGCATTGCTGTGCCGGTACGGACTGGTCCATGGTGATGGAATGCCCGCTGGATATTCTCTTCTTTGATGCCTATGAATATCTTACCTCCTTGCTGGTACATATACCGGCTTTGCAGGCCTATTTCCAGCGAGGTGGGGAAGTGGCCTGGGGACTGGTACCCACTTCTCCCCGGATTGAGACTGAGACCGCAGAGTCCCTGCTGGCCCGCTGGCAGGAAGTGCTGGCAGCCCTGGAACAGCGAGGACTGGACCGGGAACTGGTGCTGCCCCGGAGCTGGCTGACTCCCAGCTGTGGCACAGGAACCCTGTCTGTGGCAGCAGCGGAAAAGGTTTACCATATAACAGCTGAGCTGGCGGAAAAAATTTTCTAAAACAGTTGACATTTTCCCCTGATCTGCATAAAATAGCTTTGTAAACAATTTCATAGGAATTCGTACTCTTATCCAGAGAGGTGGAGGGACTGGCCCGATGAAACCCGGCAACAGCCCATGCGTTGGGGACGACGGATGGGAAATGTGCCAATTCCTGCAGGTGTTTACCTGACAGATAAGAGGAAGAAGGCTATTTATGTCCTCTTCTGCTTATCTGCAGGAGAGGATTTTTTGTTTTCGGGAAAGGGGTGCAGACGATGAGAAAACAGAACCAATGGCAAAAAATTCAGGGGCTGCAACAGTTGCTGGCCAGAGAAACCTGCTGGTATGCTTACAGCCGCAGTGCCTGGTACCGGCAGCTCTGGGATCGCTGGCAACTCCATCCCAAGGACCTGACCGACTGGCAGGTATTTGGCCGCTGGCCCCAGGTGGAAATAGATGATTGGCCGGAAGGAATTCAGCTGACTGAAGAAGAATACTGGAATGGGTTGATCACCGTTACCGATGGCCGGGGTGGCCGCCGGCTGGTGCCCTATACCAGCAAGGACAAGGAACAGGGGATTGAGGCCTACCAGACTCTCTTTCAATTTGCCGGTATCGGCAAAGGGGATAAGGTGGTAATCTGCCCGCCCCTGCCGGGCCTGCTGGACTGGGCCGTTCCGGCCCTGGAACGGCTGGGAGCCTTACCGGTGTTGATTGAAGCCCGGGCTCTGGCCTCCACCCTGGTGGGCAAGGAACCCACCGTGCTGATCATGGGAAAGGAGCAACTGCCTTACCTCTATGGGCTGCCCCTGAAACGGCTGTTGCTGGTCTGGCTGGAAGGGGAAGAAGGGGGCCTGGCGGAGGCCATCCAGGAGGCGCGGCAAATCAGCAACGGGGAGGTAACGGCTCTGGTGCAGCCAGCCTGGTTGCCCTTCCCGGCAGCCATTACCTGTGAAAAGGGCAGTATCCACTGGTTGCATGAACATGTTCTGGCCCAGCAGTCTCCTGGCAACCGACTGCTGCTGACCAGCCTGCGCCTGCAGGCCTGGCCCCTGGTCCGATATGTCAGCCAGCTCAAAGGTATCTGGTCCACTTCCCCCTGTGCCTGTGGTCGGGATGATACTCCGGTGTTGATCAGCCTGGCTACCTGGGGCAAGGAAAAGAAAAGGGGGGGCCAGAGCAATGCCGCAGCCCGCTAAATCCTGTCAGCTTTGCCAGACCTGTCTCAAGCAGCAGACCTTTGACATTTGTCCGGTGCGAGCCTGTGCCAAAGGCTTGAACAGCGGGCCCTGTGGGGGCACCAGGCCGGGCGGCCAGTGCGAGGTGGGCAGCCGCCGCTGCGGCTGGGCCCTGATCTTTCAAAAAGCCAAAACCGCTGCAGTTGCTCTGCCAGCGAATGCGGGCATCAATTTGAAATTCTACGGATAAGGAGAGGTAGCCTTGTTGCAGCAAAAACTGGCTCAGGGGCGTCAGGTATTAACGGTTGAGTTGCCCCCGCCCCGGGGGATTGCTTTTCAGGAAGTGCTGGAGCTGGCCCTTGCTATCAAAGAGAAAGTTACAGCTTATAATATCACCGATAACCAGCGAGCGGTCATGCGCATGAGCCCGGTAGCAATGGCCGCTCTTTTGCTTCAGGCTGGCCTGGAACCTATTTGCCAGTTTACCTGCCGGGATCGCAACCGTTTGGCTCTGCAGTCGGAAATCCTGGGGGCAGCAGCTCTGGGTGTGCGCAATTTTTTGCTGCTAACCGGGGACCATACGCTGGTGGGGGACTGTCCTGGCGCCAAACCGGTTTTTGACCTGGATTCGGTCCAATTGCTGGCTGCTGCTGACAATTTGCGCCGGGGTTTTGCCTTAAACGGTGAACCCTTGCAGGGAGTACCGGATTTGTTTCTGGGGGCGGTGGTCAACCCGGCACCGGAACTCAGGGAAATGCAGATCTGGAAACTGCAGAAAAAAATCCGGGCCGGGGCAGCCTTTGTCCAGACCCAGGCCATCTATGACCCCGGCATCCTGGCGGATTTCCTGCAAGAGGCGGGGGAATTGGGCGTCCCCATCCTGGCCGGGGTGATACCACTGCGTTCCGCCCGGATGGCGCATTTTATGAATGCCAACATTCCCGGCATTCAGGTGCCCCCGGCTATGATCCGCGCCCTGGAAAAAGCAACAGATCCTCTGGCGGAGGGGCTGGCCATAACCGTTGAGCTCATCCGCGAGCTCAGAACCCTGGTGCCGGGTATCCACATCATGCCGGTCAATACCTTGCGGGCTTTGCCCACTTTGCTGGCCCGTCTGGAGGGAGAAGAACATGAAGGTTGATTATCACATTCACACCGCCCGCTGCGGCCATGCCAGCGGCAGGATGGAAGAATATGTAGAGGCAGCCCTGGCCCGTGGTTTTGCGGAAATAGGCTTTGCTGATCATCTGCCCATGTACTGGTTGCCGGAAGCCAAACGGGACCCGGAAATCGCCATGACCTTTGCCCAGTTACCCGGCTATGTGGCAGAGGTTAAGCAATTGCAACAAAAATATCCAGGTATCTCCATCCGCCTTGGCATAGAAGCTGACTACCTGCCGGGCTGTAAACCCCGGCTCCTGCAAGCTCTGGCCGGTTATGACTGGGACTATATCATCGGCTCGGTACACTTCCTGGATGACTGGGGCTTTGATGATCCCCGGCAACTGGAGGAATATAACCGGCGGGATCCGGAACAATACTGGGAAGAATATTATCGCCTGATCCAGGAATCGGCCCTGGCCGGGGTTTTCGATATCATCGGCCATGCTGATTTGATTAAGAAGTTTGATCCACCCCGGCCCAGCCAGTTGTATCGCCTCTATGATGAGACTGTGGCAATCCTGGCCCAATGCCAGGTGGCAGTGGAAATCAATACAGCCGGCTGGCGGGTACCGGCCAGGGAACAGTTTCCGGATGCCGATTTTCTGGCCCGCTGCGCCCGGGCTGGCGTGCCGGTCACCTTTGGTTCCGATGCCCACAAGCCGGAGCAGGTAGGATATAACTGGGATAAGGCGATAGACCTGTTGAAAGCGGTAGGATATCGGGAAATCGCCTTCTTCAAGTCAAGAAAAATTTTTTTGCAGCCTCTATAGATAAAGAGGAAATTCACGAATTCTGTCGAATGGTAATCATTATTAATAAAACCGGGGGGAGTGAAGACAATGGCAGTAAACTGGACGCCAGCCCTGGCGGTAGGAGTAGCGGAAATTGACCGGCAACATCAGGAACTGTTTCGCCGCATTGATAACCTGTTAACCGCCATGTCCCAGGGGAAGGGTAAGGAAGAAGTGGGCAATATCCTGAAGTTTCTCGAAGACTATGTGGTGGTGCACTTTACCGCTGAAGAAAAACTGATGCAGAGCCACAACTATCCCGCTTTTAATGAACACCTGGCCCAGCATCAGGCCTTTATTCAGGATTTTGCCAAACTGAAAGAGCAGTTTAACCGGGAAGGTCCTTCTACCATGGTGGTTCTTGCGGTACAGCGCCGGGTGGTGGACTGGTTGCGGGAACACATCAGTCAACGGGATAAAGCCATCGGCGAATTTTTGCAAAAAGGGAAGTAAAGAAGAAAAACATTAATTGAGGACAGCGGGTTCTATGCGGTCTAAAAGCATGGAACCCGCTGTTTTATGTAGCAGTGATTAAAAGTTTTTGGGACTTTTTTTTCAGCCAGCAGCAGGAAAAAAGCGATAAATAGAGAATATAGTGGAGTAAAGTGGTGAGAAGTGGTTAGTTGTGGTGGCGAAGTGGGGTGAAAGTGGATGTTCATGGGGGAATATCATCATACCATCGATCCCAAAGGCCGGTTGATTATTCCCGCCAAACTCAGGACTGGCCTGGGAGATCGCTTTGTCGCCACCAAAGGCATGGACAATTGCCTTTTTCTTTACCCCATGAACGAATGGCAGGTCTTAGAACAAAAGCTGAAAGCCTTACCTTTCACCCGGGCTGATGCCAGGGCCTTTGTCCGTTTTTTCTTTTCCGGGGCTACTGAATGTGAAGTGGACAAGCAGGGGAGGATCCTGTTGCCGGCTAACCTGAGGGAATATGCCAAACTGGATAAGGATGTGGTATTCCTGGGGGTTTCCAGCCGGGTGGAGATATGGAGCAAGGAACTGTGGGAAAAATACAGTCAGGAAGCCGAGGCTTCCTACAGTGAAATTGCTGAAAAAATCGTAGACCTGGATTTGGGAATTTAGGGACAAAGGAGCTGACAGCAGTGGAGTTTCGACACAAGTCAGTGTTACTGGAAGAATGCATGGCGGCCCTGAACCTGCGACCAGGGGGTGTCTATGTGGACTGTACCCTGGGAGGAGGCGGCCACAGCCAGGAGATACTGCTCAGAACCGGGCCCGATGGCAAACTGGTGGCCTTTGACCAGGATCCGGCGGCCATCCGGGCAGCAGGGGAAAGGCTGAAAGAATTCGGTGAACGGGTAACCCTGGTTCAGTCCAATTTCGTGAAATTGGAGGAGAAACTGCAGGAGCTGGGCTATACAGGTGTGGATGGCATCCTCTTTGACCTGGGAGTGTCATCCTATCAGCTGGATACGCCGGAAAGAGGGTTTTCCTACCAGCATGATGCCGTGCTGGATATGCGCATGGACCCGACGCAGCCAATCAGCGCTCGTGATTTACTGAACGAGTGGCCGGAGGTGGAAATCGCCCGGATCATCAGAGAATATGGAGAGGAACGCTGGGCCAATAAAATTGCCGCCCTGATTGTGCGGGAACGCACGAACCGGCCGTTAGAAACTACCGGACAGCTAGTGGAACTGATCAAAAGAGCCATTCCGGTCAAAGCCAGGACCGGGGGGCCCCATCCCGCCAAACGGACTTTTCAGGCTTTGCGGATAGCTGTCAATAATGAACTGGAAAATTTCCGCTCTGCCCTGTTGCAGGCGGTGCGGATGTTGAAATCCGGGGGCAGGGTGGCGGTGATCACCTTTCACTCCCTGGAGGATAGAATAGCCAAACAAACCCTGGCCGAATTGGCCCGGACCTGTGTTTGTCCGCCGGAGTTGCCGGTATGTGTTTGTGGAAAACAGCCGGAAGTCAAGCTGATCGGAAAAGCAATTGAGCCTTCGGCGGAGGAAGTGGCAGAGAACCCGCGGGCCCGCAGTGCCAGATTAAGGGTGGCGGAAAAAATTTAAGTCATAGAGGGACAGGAGGTTGAATAAATTGTTGGTAGCGAAGGAGAGGGTGGATTTCCATTATGCCGAGCAGGCGACCAGACAACGGCCCGCAAAAAGACCGGTTGCCAGAAAAAGAAAGAAAGAAAATGTCGCTTTGCTCTTGACGGTGGTCATGGTGGGGTTTATTTTAGGATTAGTGGCCGCTTATCGTTATGCCATGCTGGCTCAGGCCGGCTACCGGCTGGACCAGTTGCAGAAACAGCTGGCGCTGGCAGAAGCGGAAAATCAGCAACTGCAGATGCAGGTAGATCAGCTCAAGTCTTTGCAGCGGATTGAGGCAATTGCTACCACCAAACTGGGGATGGTCAGACCTGATGGGACGCAGATGGTAGCGGTAACAGCACCGGTCCAGGCGGAATCGGTACATACCGCACCTGTAAAAGAGAAAAAGTCCCCGGTGGTTTCTGCTGCCCAGACCATTCAGCAGTCTTTAACGGAATTTTTTGCCCAGATCAAGAAAGGAACCGCTGAAGCCAGAATCAATTAATCGGCGAAGGAGTGGGGCGTGGTGTATGCCACCGGTATTATCATGCGGAGGCGGATTTCCATCTTAATGGCCGGTATCGGCCTTATTTTGATTTTGCTGCTGTTGCGGCTGGCCTGGTTGCAGTTCATCCGCGGCGATGAACTGACTAATAAGGCGCTGGAAAACAGGTTGCGGGAAGTGCAGCTGGAACCCAAGCGCGGTGTAATCTATGACCGTAATGGTAAAGAGCTGGCCATCAGTGTCAGTGCCGATTCGGTTGGAGCGACTCCAAGCCAGATTAAAGATCCGGTGGCGGTGGCAGAGGAACTAGCTCCCATTCTGGAAATGGACAAAGAAAAACTGATTAAATTATTAAGCAAGAAGGCCAGTTTTGTCTGGATAGCCAACAAGATCGACAGCCAGAAAGCCAGGAAAATCCGGGAAAAAAACCTGCCCGGGATTTCCCTGTATGAGGAACCGTTGCGTTATTACCCCAATGGCAGTTTTGCTGCTCATTTGCTGGGGTTTGTTCAGTTTCGCGGCAATATCGGCGGTGGCGGGATAGAGGCGGCCCTGGAGAAAGAGTTACGGGGAATACCGGGAAAAATTGTGGTGGAATATGATGCAGCAGGTCGGCCCATTCCCCAGGCTACCCACCGTTATTATCCCTCGGTAGAAGGCAACAGTGTGGTGCTGACCATTGATGAGACTATCCAGCATTTCGTGGAACGGGAACTGGATAAGGTGATGGAAAAGCACAAACCCGCTCATGCTGCCATAATAGTAATGGATGTCAAAACCGGGGAAATCCTGGCCATGGGGGTGCGGCCAACCTATGACCCTAACCAGTATTTCAAGTTCCCCCATGAACTGTGGTCCAAGAATTTTGCCGTAGCAGATGCCTACGAGCCTGGTTCTACTTTCAAGGTCATCACTGCCGCAGCTGCTCTGGAGGAAGGGGTAGTGCGGCCCCAGGACCGTTTTTATGATCCCGGTTTTAAAGAAGTGCTGGGAAAAAAGATTAAATGCTGGAAAGCCGGAGGCCACGGCAGCCAGAGCTTTGTGGAAGTGGCCCAGAATTCCTGTAACCCGGGTTTTATTGAGGTGGCTTTGCGGCTGGGAGTGGAAAAATTCAGTCGCTACGTGCGGGCTTTCGGTTTTGGCATGCCCACCGGCATTTCCCTGCCGGGGGAAGGAGAAGGGATTCTGGTCAATCCGAAAAAAGCGACCCAGCTTGATCTGGCTACCATGGCCATCGGCCAGTCCAATGCTGTTACACCCATTCAGCTGATTACCGCAGTGGCTGCGGTGGCCAATGATGGGATGCTGATGAAACCCCAGGTTGTTAAGGAAATCCGGGATATAAAAGGCAATGTGGTCAGGACCTTTGCACCCCAGCCGGTGCGGCAGGTGATTTCCACCACTACGGCCCGGGAACTGCGAGGGATCCTGGAACACGTGGTGGCCCGTGGTACCGGGCAAAAAGCCTATCTGGAAGGCTACCGGGCGGCCGGAAAAACGGGTACAGCCCAGAAAGCCGGGCCTGGAGGGGGATATGTGGCTGGCAAGTATGTGGCTTCCTTTGTCGGTTTTGCCCCGGCGGATAACCCCCGGGTAGCAGCTCTGGTGGTGATCGATGAACCCCAGGGCGGAGAATATTATGGTGGGGTCATCGCTGCTCCTGTATTCGGGGCGGTGATGGGTGACACTCTGAAGTATCTGGGGGTAATGCCCCAGCTGGATGCCGGGGTTAAACCTGATCCCAAACTGATACCCCGGCAATCCCGGCCGGAACAGCCAGGCGAAAAGCTCAAGGCAGTGGAAGTGCCTTCCCTGGTCAACCTGCCGGTAGCGGAGGCCAGGCAGCTGGCGGAAAAGGCCGGACTCAAGGTGCTGGTGGAAGGGGAACAGGGCGTGGTACAGCGCCAGTTCCCTCTGGCAGGAGCTGTGGTCACCCAGGGCACGGAAATCCTTCTCTCCACCCGGCGGGGTGAAGTGCCTGCGGGTACCAGGGTGACAGTACCGGATGTTAGTGGCAAAACCCTGCGGGATGCCGCTACCTTGCTGGCTTTGACCGGATTGAGGCTGGAGGCGGAAGGCAGCGGGGTGGCCTATGAGCAAAGCATAGCTCCCGGGGAAAAGGTGGTGGCTGGAACGGTGGTCAGGGTGAAATTCCGCCCTCCGGCAGAAGGAGGAAGTGGAGGGAACAATCCGACCCAGCCAACGGCCGGAACCTTGCCTGATTCTGAACTCAAGGATTAAAAAGCGAGCCGGTGGACAGAGTTGCTGCCGCCGGCTCTTTAGTTTATAATTTTATTTTATAGTGAATAATACATAATATATTAAGGAAAGCTTTGCCAAGACCGGATAAGGAGGCATTCAGCGTGATTCTAAGTGAACTGCTTCAAGGACTGAAGACCAGCCAGGTGATAGGACCGCTGGCAGTAGAAATAAAGGGGATTGCCCATGACTCCCGCCGGGTGGAACCGGGCTTTCTCTTTGTGGCAATCCCGGGTTTTCGGGTGGATGGCCATGCTTTTATTCCTCAGGCTCTGGCTGCCGGAGCGGTGGCAGTGGTAGGGGAGAAGAAACCGGCAGACTGGCCGGAAAATGTTACCTGGATTGAAGTGCCAGACAGCCGTCGGGCCCTGGCTCCGCTGGCTGCCCGCTTTTACGGCTATCCAGCCAGCAAGCTGACCTTGATCGGGGTAACCGGTACCAATGGCAAGACTACCACTACCCATCTGGTGGAAGCAATTCTGCGCAAGGCCGGGCACAAAGTGGGCCTGATGGGTACCATTTACAACCGTCTGGGGGAGGAGATTTTGCCTGCTGAAAATACCACTCCCCTGCCCCTGGAATTGCAGGCGAACCTGAAACACATGGTGGAGCGGGGGGCCAGCCATGTGGTGATGGAAGTATCCTCCCATGGTCTGGACCTGGGCCGGGTGGATGAATGTTACTTTGCTGTGGGGATTTTTACCAACCTAACCCAGGACCATCTGGATTACCACGGCACTCTGGAAAATTACCGGGCGGCCAAGGCGTTATTGTTTAAAAAGGAGCGTTGCCGCATTGCGGTCATTAACCTGGATGATGCCCAGGGGGACTATTTCCGCCAGCTGGCGGAAAGGGAGGGTCTGGAGGTCTGGACCTATGGCCGACAGAAAGGGGCTATGGTCAGGGCCCTGCATCCTCGCATTACTGCCAGTGGCGTCAGTTTCCAGGTTGTTACCCCCAGAGGGGAGGCGGAAATCCAGTTGCAGCTGACAGGGGATTTCAATGTTTATAATGCCCTGGCTGCCCTTGGTGCTGGACTGGCTCTGGGTTATGAACTGGACTTAATCAAGCAGGCTCTGGCCGCTGTCCCCGGGGTGGCCGGTCGTTTTGAAAAGGTGGAGGCCGGTCAGCCCTTTACCGTGATCGTGGATTATGCCCATACGCCTGATGGACTGGATAATGTTTGCCGGACTGCCCGCCAGCTGGTACCGGCCGGACAGGGGAGGCTGATTACCGTGTTTGGCTGTGGCGGGGACCGCGACCGGGGCAAGCGGCCGAAAATGGGTGCCATTGCCGCCCGTTACAGTGATTATGTGATCATAACCTCAGATAACCCCCGCACCGAGGATCCGGCGGCCATTCTGGATGAGATTGAGCCGGGAGTGCGGGAAGCCGGAGGGAATGTGCCTTATGAAAAGATTGTGGATCGGCGGGCAGGAATTCGCCGGGCCCTGGAACTGGCCCAGCCTGGCGATCTGGTGCTGATAGCCGGTAAAGGCCATGAGACTTACCAGATTATCGGTCAGCAGGTGCTGCCTTTTGATGACCGCCAGGTTGTGCGGGAAGAATGGCAGCGGAAAGGGTGAGGAGCATGTTGCCATTGACTCTGGCGGAAATCGCCAATGCTGTCCAGGGAGAACTAAAGGGCGGTCAGCCGGAAACGGTCATCAGCGAGGTGGTTACTGACAGCCGGCGAGTCCAGCCGGGACAGCTCTTCATCGCTCTGGTAGGGGAAAAGCATGATGCCCATAGCTTTTTACCCCAGGTAGCGTCAGCAGGAGCGGAGGCGGCTATTGTCAGCCGCCTGCCGGCAGAGGCCCTGGACTTGCCCTTGATTCTGGTGAAGGATACCCTGGTGGCACTGCAGCAGCTGGCAGCTTATGTTCGCCAGCGCTGGGGCGGGAAAGTGGTGGCTGTCACCGGCAGTGTGGGCAAAACTTCTACCAAAGATCTGCTGGTACAGGCTCTGGGATCCAGCTGGTCGGTTCGGGGGACTCAGGGCAATCTCAATAACGAAATCGGACTTCCCCTGACTATTTTGAGTCTTACGGGCCAGGAAGAGATTCTGGTTACAGAAATGGGCATGCGGGGGCCGGGTCAGATCGCAACCCTGGCTGACATCGCCCGGCCCGATCTGGGCATAATCACCAATATCGGGGATGCCCATATCGAACTGCTGGGCAGCCGGGAGGCTATTGCCCGGGCCAAAGGGGAATTGCTCTACGGGCTCAAGGCCGGCGGTCGGGCCATTCTCTGGGGGGATGACCCTTACTTGCGCCGGCTGGGCCAGGAATGGCAGGGGGACGTGATCTGGTATGGACGGGGGGAAGATTGTCATTTTCGGTTGACCTCCCTGCAGCTGGAGGCGGAAAGCAGCCGCTTTCAGGTGTTAACACCAGTGGGGCCGCTGGACCTGACTTTGCCCCTGCCCGGGGAGGCAATGGTCAATAACGCCCTGGCCGCCCTGGCCGCAGTCTGGGCTCTGGGGGGCGATGTGACCCGCAGCGGGGCAGCTCTGGCTCAGGCTCGTCTCTCCGGTATGCGCCTGGAAAAGAAAGAAATCAAGGGTGCGGTGATTAGAAATGATGCTTATAATGCCAATCCCCAGTCCATGGCGGTGGCGCTGGCCATCCTGGCCCGGCAGCCGGGGGAAAAGGTGGCTGTCCTGGGAGACATGCTGGAACTGGGGCCGATCGAGGAAGAGGCTCATCGCCAGCTGGGGCGGGAAGCCGGCAGGATGGGACTGGCTTTTCTCCTCACCATTGGCCCCCGGGCCCGCTGGATTGCCGAGGAAGCGGCCAGGGCAGGGCTGGCCGCAGACCGAATCAGGGCCTTGCCGGGACGGGAAGGAGCAGCCGGGCTGTTAAAGCCCTGGCTCCGGCCGGGAGTGACTATATTGTTTAAAGCCTCCCGTGGCATGGGATTGGAGAAGATTATCGGAGAACTGGAGCAGGAGGAGACTATGGCCAATGGTTAAAATTGCACTGGTTTTTGCTTTGTCGGCACTTTTTACCCTGGTTCTGGGGCCTGTTTTTTTGCCCTGGTTGCGCCGGCTCAAATTCGGTCAGTATATCCGGGAGGATGGGCCCAAAGCCCACCAGGCCAAGGCTGGCACTCCCACCATGGGTGGGTTGATGATGCTGGTCAGCCTGCTGGTGGTAACCCCCTTGCTCTTGCCCTGGCAGCTGGAGACGCTGGTGTTGCTCTTGTTTACTATCGGCTATGGCTTGATCGGTTTTGTTGATGATTACATAAAAGTTGTGATGAAACGCAACCTGGGCCTCAAGGCCAAACAGAAGATGCTGGCGCAGACTCTGCTGGCCCTGGCTCTGGCCTGGATGGCAGCTTATGGTCTTGACCACGGACCCCGCATCATGCTGCCGGTGCTGGGCCAACCGCTGGACCTATCCTTTCCTCTCTTTGCCCTTTTTATCTGGCTGGTGGCGGTGGGCACCACCAATGCTGTCAACCTGACTGACGGACTGGATGGACTGGCAGCCGGGGTTACTACTATCGTTGCCCTTACCTATGCGGTAATTGGAGCGGGTCAGGGCCAGCCAGCGGCAGCCCTGTTTGCGGCAGCCCTGGCGGGAGCCTGTTTGGGCTTTTTGCGCTATAACCGGCATCCAGCACAGGTGTTTATGGGGGATACTGGTTCCCTGGCTCTGGGGGGAGCGCTAACCGCACTGGCAGTGGTGACCAGGACGGAACTATTGTTACCGGTACTGGGAGCGGTTTATGCTGCTGAAACCCTGTCCGTCATCATCCAGGTAATATCTTTTAAAACTACGGGTAAACGGGTTTTCCGTATGAGTCCTTTGCACCATCACTTTGAGCTGGGAGGCTGGCCGGAAAGCCGGGTAGTACGGACCTTCTGGAGCGCTGCCGCCATTGCCTGTGCTATTGGCCTGTTGCTCTGGCTGGCCGGCATGGTAGGATAAGGAGGATTAGACATGGATTTACTGGATAAAAATATACTGGTAGTAGGGATGGCCAAAAGTGGGGTAGCAGTTGCCCGCTTTGCCCGGGAAGCAGGGGCGCGAGTGACCGTCTGTGATGCCAAGAGCCGGGAGGAACTGGGGGAGAAGGCTGCTGAACTGGAACAGGCAGGCGTCAGGGTAGTGGCTGGTAGCTATCCCCGGGTAAGCCGACAGGAGTATGACCTGGTGGTACCCAGCCCGGGAGTGCCCCTGACCGTTCCACCTGTGGCAGAGGCGATGGCAGAAGGCATACCGGTTTTCAGTGAGATTGAGCTGGCTTCCCGCTACATTAACCAGCCGCTGGTAGCTATTACCGGCACCAATGGCAAAACCACCACCACATCCCTGATTGGTGCCATGACCCGCCAGGCCGGGTTAAAGCCCTGTGTGGCGGGGAAT
This genomic stretch from Carboxydocella sporoproducens DSM 16521 harbors:
- a CDS encoding methylenetetrahydrofolate reductase, whose translation is MLQQKLAQGRQVLTVELPPPRGIAFQEVLELALAIKEKVTAYNITDNQRAVMRMSPVAMAALLLQAGLEPICQFTCRDRNRLALQSEILGAAALGVRNFLLLTGDHTLVGDCPGAKPVFDLDSVQLLAAADNLRRGFALNGEPLQGVPDLFLGAVVNPAPELREMQIWKLQKKIRAGAAFVQTQAIYDPGILADFLQEAGELGVPILAGVIPLRSARMAHFMNANIPGIQVPPAMIRALEKATDPLAEGLAITVELIRELRTLVPGIHIMPVNTLRALPTLLARLEGEEHEG
- a CDS encoding chromate transporter; protein product: MLTIWQLFLAFFKVGIFGYGGGPAAIPLAQQEVVENYHWMSKEEFTDMLAMANALPGPIATKMAAYVGYKMAGWWGAVVALAGVVVPTAVAVVALGAFFWRYRHHPGIAGMLKAVRPVVVVLLIQTAWEMGANAFPDQFTWIIAAASLLALLWLKIHPAWVISVSMALGFFLQVGLFKEGR
- a CDS encoding methylenetetrahydrofolate reductase C-terminal domain-containing protein — translated: MPQPAKSCQLCQTCLKQQTFDICPVRACAKGLNSGPCGGTRPGGQCEVGSRRCGWALIFQKAKTAAVALPANAGINLKFYG
- the mraZ gene encoding division/cell wall cluster transcriptional repressor MraZ; amino-acid sequence: MFMGEYHHTIDPKGRLIIPAKLRTGLGDRFVATKGMDNCLFLYPMNEWQVLEQKLKALPFTRADARAFVRFFFSGATECEVDKQGRILLPANLREYAKLDKDVVFLGVSSRVEIWSKELWEKYSQEAEASYSEIAEKIVDLDLGI
- the rsmH gene encoding 16S rRNA (cytosine(1402)-N(4))-methyltransferase RsmH; protein product: MEFRHKSVLLEECMAALNLRPGGVYVDCTLGGGGHSQEILLRTGPDGKLVAFDQDPAAIRAAGERLKEFGERVTLVQSNFVKLEEKLQELGYTGVDGILFDLGVSSYQLDTPERGFSYQHDAVLDMRMDPTQPISARDLLNEWPEVEIARIIREYGEERWANKIAALIVRERTNRPLETTGQLVELIKRAIPVKARTGGPHPAKRTFQALRIAVNNELENFRSALLQAVRMLKSGGRVAVITFHSLEDRIAKQTLAELARTCVCPPELPVCVCGKQPEVKLIGKAIEPSAEEVAENPRARSARLRVAEKI
- a CDS encoding histidinol-phosphatase HisJ family protein gives rise to the protein MKVDYHIHTARCGHASGRMEEYVEAALARGFAEIGFADHLPMYWLPEAKRDPEIAMTFAQLPGYVAEVKQLQQKYPGISIRLGIEADYLPGCKPRLLQALAGYDWDYIIGSVHFLDDWGFDDPRQLEEYNRRDPEQYWEEYYRLIQESALAGVFDIIGHADLIKKFDPPRPSQLYRLYDETVAILAQCQVAVEINTAGWRVPAREQFPDADFLARCARAGVPVTFGSDAHKPEQVGYNWDKAIDLLKAVGYREIAFFKSRKIFLQPL
- a CDS encoding bacteriohemerythrin; the protein is MAVNWTPALAVGVAEIDRQHQELFRRIDNLLTAMSQGKGKEEVGNILKFLEDYVVVHFTAEEKLMQSHNYPAFNEHLAQHQAFIQDFAKLKEQFNREGPSTMVVLAVQRRVVDWLREHISQRDKAIGEFLQKGK
- a CDS encoding cell division protein FtsL, which gives rise to MLVAKERVDFHYAEQATRQRPAKRPVARKRKKENVALLLTVVMVGFILGLVAAYRYAMLAQAGYRLDQLQKQLALAEAENQQLQMQVDQLKSLQRIEAIATTKLGMVRPDGTQMVAVTAPVQAESVHTAPVKEKKSPVVSAAQTIQQSLTEFFAQIKKGTAEARIN